The Bos javanicus breed banteng chromosome 11, ARS-OSU_banteng_1.0, whole genome shotgun sequence genome includes a window with the following:
- the LRRC8A gene encoding volume-regulated anion channel subunit LRRC8A, translating to MIPVTELRYFADTQPAYRILKPWWDVFTDYISIVMLMIAVFGGTLQVTQDKMICLPCKWVTKDSCNDSFRGWAAPGPEPPYPNSTIGPTPDSGPTGIKYDLDRHQYNYVDAVCYENRLHWFAKYFPYLVLLHTLIFLACSNFWFKFPRTSSKLEHFVSILLKCFDSPWTTRALSETVVEESDPKPAFSKMNGSMDKKSSTVSEDVEATVPMLQRTKSRIEQGIVDRSETGVLDKKEGEQAKALFEKVKKFRTHVEEGDIVYRLYMRQTIIKVIKFILIICYTVYYVHNIKFDVDCTVDIESLTGYRTYRCAHPLATLFKILASFYISLVIFYGLICMYTLWWMLRRSLKKYSFESIREESSYSDIPDVKNDFAFMLHLIDQYDPLYSKRFAVFLSEVSENKLRQLNLNNEWTLDKLRQRLTKNAQDKLELHLFMLSGIPDTVFDLVELEVLKLELIPDVTIPPSIAQLTGLKELWLYHTAAKIEAPALAFLRENLRALHIKFTDIKEIPLWIYSLKTLEELHLTGNLSAENNRFIVIDGLRELKRLKVLRLKSNLSKLPQVVTDVGVHLQKLSINNEGTKLIVLNSLKKMANLTELELIRCDLERIPHSIFSLHNLQEIDLKDNNLKTIEEIISFQHLHRLTCLKLWYNHIAYIPIQIGNLTNLERLYLNRNKIEKIPTQLFYCRKLRYLDLSHNNLTFLPADIGLLQSLQNLAVTANRIEALPPELFQCRKLRALHLGNNVLQSLPSRVGELTSLTQIELRGNRLECLPVELGECPLLKRSGLVVEEDLFNTLPPEVKERLWRADKEQA from the exons ATGATTCCGGTGACAGAGCTCCGCTACTTTGCGGACACGCAGCCAGCGTACCGGATCCTGAAGCCGTGGTGGGACGTGTTCACCGACTACATCTCCATCGTCATGCTGATGATCGCTGTCTTCGGGGGCACGCTGCAGGTTACCCAGGACAAGATGATCTGCCTGCCCTGTAAGTGGGTCACCAAGGACTCCTGCAACGACTCGTTCCGGGGCTGGGCGGCCCCTGGCCCAGAGCCCCCCTACCCCAACTCCACCATCGGGCCGACCCCCGACTCCGGCCCCACCGGCATCAAGTACGACCTGGACCGGCACCAGTACAACTATGTGGACGCCGTGTGCTATGAGAACCGCCTGCACTGGTTCGCCAAGTACTTCCCCTACCTGGTGCTTCTGCACACGCTCATCTTCCTGGCCTGCAGCAACTTCTGGTTCAAGTTCCCGCGCACCAGCTCCAAGCTGGAGCACTTCGTGTCCATCCTGCTCAAGTGCTTCGACTCGCCCTGGACCACGCGGGCCCTGTCGGAGACGGTGGTGGAGGAGAGCGACCCCAAGCCGGCCTTCAGCAAGATGAACGGCTCCATGGACAAGAAGTCATCGACGGTCAGCGAGGACGTGGAGGCCACCGTGCCCATGCTGCAGCGGACCAAGTCTCGGATCGAGCAGGGCATCGTGGACCGCTCGGAGACAGGCGTGCTGGACAAGAAGGAGGGCGAGCAGGCCAAGGCGCTGTTCGAGAAGGTGAAGAAGTTCCGGACCCACGTGGAGGAGGGGGACATCGTGTACCGGCTGTACATGCGGCAGACCATCATCAAGGTGATCAAGTTCATCCTCATCATCTGCTACACCGTCTACTACGTGCACAACATCAAGTTCGACGTGGACTGCACGGTGGACATcgagagcctgacgggctaccgCACTTACCGGTGCGCCCACCCGCTGGCCACGCTCTTCAAGATCCTGGCATCCTTCTACATCAGCCTGGTCATCTTCTACGGCCTCATCTGCATGTACACGCTCTGGTGGATGCTGCGGCGCTCCCTGAAGAAGTACTCGTTCGAGTCCATCCGCGAGGAGAGCAGCTACAGCGACATCCCCGACGTCAAGAACGACTTCGCCTTCATGCTGCACCTCATCGACCAGTACGACCCGCTGTACTCAAAACGCTTCGCTGTCTTCCTGTCGGAGGTGAGTGAGAACAAGCTGCGGCAGCTAAACCTCAACAACGAGTGGACGTTGGACAAGCTGCGCCAGCGGCTCACCAAGAATGCGCAGGACAAGCTGGAGCTGCACCTGTTCATGCTCAGCGGCATCCCTGACACGGTGTTCGACCTGGTGGAGCTGGaggtgctgaagctggagctgatCCCCGACGTGACCATCCCGCCCAGCATCGCACAGCTCACGGGCctcaaggagctgtggctgtACCACACGGCCGCCAAGATCGAGGCGCCCGCCCTGGCCTTCCTTCGCGAGAACCTGCGGGCGCTGCACATCAAGTTCACAGACATCAAGGAGATCCCGCTGTGGATCTACAGCCTGAAGACGCTGGAGGAGCTGCACCTGACGGGCAACCTGAGCGCCGAGAACAACCGCTTCATCGTCATCGACGGGCTCCGTGAGCTCAAGCGGCTCAAGGTGCTGAGGCTGAAGAGCAATCTGAGCAAGCTGCCGCAGGTGGTCACGGACGTGGGCGTGCACCTGCAGAAGCTGTCCATCAACAATGAGGGCACGAAGCTCATTGTGCTCAACAGCCTCAAGAAGATGGCCAACCTGACGGAGCTGGAGCTCATCCGCTGCGACCTGGAGCGCATCCCCCACTCCATCTTCAGCCTCCACAACCTGCAGGAGATCGACCTCAAGGACAACAACCTCAAGACCATTGAGGAGATCATCAGCTTCCAGCACCTGCACCGCCTCACCTGCCTTAAGCTGTGGTACAACCATATCGCCTACATCCCCATCCAGATCGGCAACCTCACCAACCTCGAGCGCCTCTACCTGAACCGCAACAAGATCGAGAAGATCCCCACCCAGCTCTTCTACTGCCGCAAGCTGCGCTACCTGGACCTCAGCCACAACAACCTGACCTTCCTCCCCGCTGACATCGGCCTCCTGCAGAGCCTCCAGAACTTGGCCGTCACGGCCAACCGG ATCGAGGCGCTGCCACCCGAGCTCTTCCAGTGCCGGAAGCTGCGGGCCCTGCACCTGGGCAACAACGTGCTGCAGTCGCTGCCCTCGCGGGTGGGCGAGCTGACCAGCCTGACCCAGATCGAGCTGCGTGGCAACCGACTGGAGTGCCTGCCTGTGGAGCTGGGCGAGTGCCCGCTGCTCAAGCGCAGTGGCCTGGTGGTGGAGGAGGACCTGTTCAACACCCTGCCCCCTGAGGTGAAGGAGCGGCTCTGGAGGGCTGACAAGGAGCAGGCCTGA
- the PHYHD1 gene encoding phytanoyl-CoA dioxygenase domain-containing protein 1, giving the protein MACLSPSQLQKFQEDGFLVLEGFLSADECEAMQRRIDEIVAKMDVPLHCRTEFSTQEEEQLRAQGSTDYFLSSGDKIRFFFEKGVFDKQGNFLVPPEKSINKIGHALHALDPVFRCVTHSRKVQALARSLGLQMPVVVQSMYIFKQPHFGGEVAPHQDASFLYTEPLGRVLGLWIALEDAMLENGCLWFIPGSHTGGVSRRMVRTPAGSVPGTSFLGSEPIRDNSLFVPTPVLRGALVLIHGEVVHKSEQNLSDRSRQAYTFHLMEAAGTIWSPDNWLQPTPELPFPPLYT; this is encoded by the exons ATGGCCTGCCTGAGTCCCTCACAGCTCCAGAAG TTTCAGGAGGATGGATTCCTGGTGCTGGAAGGGTTCTTATCTGCAGACGAGTGTGAGGCCATGCAACGGAGGATTGATGAGATCGTGGCCAAGATGGATGTCCCTCTCCACTGTCGCACGGAATTTTCTAcccaggaggaggagcagctgcGAGCCCAG GGCAGCACAGACTATTTCTTAAGCAGCGGTGACAAGATTCGATTCTTCTTTGAGAAAGGCGTCTTTGACAAACAAG GAAATTTCCTGGTCCCACCGGAGAAATCCATCAACAAAATTGGCCATG CCCTGCATGCCCTTGACCCCGTCTTCAGGTGTGTCACACACTCCCGCAAGGTGCAG GCTTTGGCCAGAAGTCTGGGCCTCCAGATGCCTGTGGTGGTGCAGAGCATGTATATCTTTAAG CAACCTCACTTCGGAGGTGAAG TCGCCCCTCACCAGGACGCCTCCTTCCTGTACACGGAGCCCCTGGGCCGGGTGCTGGGCCTGTGGATTGCCCTGGAAGACGCCATGCTGGAGAACGGCTGCCTCTGGTTCATCCCTGGGTCCCACACAG GTGGAGTGTCAAGAAGGATGGTCCGgacccctgctggctcagtgcctggcaccagCTTCCTCGGGTCGGAGCCAATCCGGGATAACAGCCTCTTTGTGCCCACACCAGTGCTGAGAG GGGCCCTCGTCCTGATCCACGGAGAAGTGGTTCACAAGAGTGAGCAGAACCTTTCTGACCGCTCGCGCCAGGCCTACACTTTCCACCTCATGGAGGCTGCTGGCACCATCTGGAGCCCAGATAACTG GCTCCAGCCGACCCCTGAGCTGCCCTTTCCCCCACTGTACACCTAA